Genomic window (Taeniopygia guttata chromosome 32, bTaeGut7.mat, whole genome shotgun sequence):
GGGATataccccccccaaaaaaataaaaaaaaaaaaaaattgggaattctcAAGAAATTCGGGATTCCACCAaccaaaaattgggaattccCAAGAAATTTGGGATTCCCCCAaccaaaaattgggaattcccaggaaatttGGGATTCCCCCAaccaaaaattgggaattccCAAGAAATTTATTCCACCAaccaaaaattgggaattcaCAAGAAATTTGGGATTCCCCCGaccaaaaattgggaattccCAAGAAATTTGGGATTCCCCCAaccaaaaattgggaattcccaggaaatctgggaatcctcccccaaaaaattgggaattccaggaaatctgggaatcctccccaaaaaaacctggGAATTCCCaagaaatttgggatttccccgaccaaaaattgggaattcccaagaaatttgggatttccccgaccaaaaattgggaattccCAAGAAATTTATTCCACCAaccaaaaattgggaattcccaggaaatttttccccccaaaattcgggaatttggggtctCACCTTAAGGAATTTTGGGCCCATTTGACCATTTTGGGGCCCTACAcggaatttgggatttcccaccgaaattcgggaatttttggTCTCATCCCATGGAATTTTGGGCCCCCCCgggattttgggacccccaaaattggggaattttccCCCCCCGGAATTCGGCCCCTCAGGCCGCCCGTCCCAGTAACACCAGTGGCACCAGTAAGGGGTTGaggggggggcactgggggggctcggggctctGGGGGGGCTCTCGGGGGGcgctcagggacccccaaagccgccggagccgccgccggaGCCCCCCCggagctcccagtgctcccagttcgGCCGGCAGCGCTCCCAGTAAGGCCAGAACCACCGCGGCCtctgcgggggggggggggaaatgggttAGTACCCCCCGGAATGGGAATGGAACATCCCCAGTTTGGGACTGGGACCCTCCCAGTAAGGCCACAACCACCGCGGCCTCTGCGGGGGGGGAAAGGGGTCAGCACCCCCCGAAATGGGACTGGGAACCCCCGAAATGGGAATGGAACCTCCCCAGTTTGaactgggaaccccaaatttgaactgggaaccccaaaatgggactgGGACCCCCAAAGTGGGATTtggaacccccaaaatgggactgggaaccccaaaatgggaaTGGAACCTCCCCAGTTTGaactgggaccccccaaaatgggactgggaaccccaaaatgggactgggaacccccaaaatgggaatTGGAACCCTTAAAGTGGGAttgggaacccccaaaatgggaatGGAACCTCCCCAGTTTGAACTGGGAACCCCCGAAATGGgactgggaacccccaaaatgggattgggaaccccaaaatgggactgggaacccccaaaattggaATGGAACCTCCCCAGTTTGaactgggaacccccaaaatgggattgggaaccccaaaatggaAATGGAACCTTCCCAGTTTGaactgggaacccccaaaatgggaatGGAACCTCCCCAGTTTGGgactgggaacccccaaaatgggactgggaacccccaaaatgggattgggaaccccaaaatgggactgggaaccccaaaatgggactgggaaccccaaaatgggaaTGGAACCTCCCCAGTTTGAACTGGGAACCCCCGAAATTGaactgggaacccccaaaatgggaatgggaacccccaaaatgggattgggaaccCCAAAGTGGGACagggaacccccaaaatgggactgggaacccccaaaatgggaatGGAACCTCCCCAGTTTGAACTGGGACGCTCCCAGTAAGGCCAGAACCACCGCGGCCTCTGCGGGGGGGGAGGAAATGGGTCAGCACCCCCCGAAATGGGAATGGAACCTCCCCAGTTTGGgactgggaacccccaaaattggaATGGAACCTCCCCAGTTTGaactgggaacccccaaaatgggactgggaacccctaaaatgggactgggaacccctaaaatgggactgggaaccccaaaactgggactgggaaccccaaattgggactgggaacccccaaaatgggatttggaaccccaaaatgggactgggaaccccaaaatgggaatgggaacccccaaatgggactgggaacccccaaaatgggactgggaacccccaaaatgggaatgggaacccccaaaatgggactgggaaccccaaaatgggactgggaacccctaaaatgggactgggaacccccaaaatgggaatgggaacccccaaaatgggactgggaaccccaaaaatgggactgggaacCCCTAAAATGGGAATGGAACCTCCCCAGTTTGGGattgggaaccccaaaattgaactgggaacccccaaaatgggactgggaaccccaaaaatgggattgggaaccCCTAAAAGGGGTCAGCACCCCCCGAAATGGGAATGGAACCTCCCCAGTTTGGgactgggaacccccaaaatgggattgggaaccCCCAAATGGGGttgggaacccccaaatttgaACTGGGACCCCTGAGTTTGGGACTGGGATTGGCCCAGTTTGAACTGGGACGCTCCCAGTAAGGCCACAACCACCGCGGCCTCTGCGGGGGGGGAAAAGGGGTCAGCACCCCCCGGAATGGGAATGGAACCTCCCCAGTTTGGACTGGGACCCTCCAAAATTGGAATGGAACATCCCCAGTTTGggactgggaaccccaaaatgggactgggaacccccaaaattggaATGGAACCTCCCCAGTTTGaactgggaacccccaaaatgggaatGGAACCTCCCCAGTTTGGGACTGGGAACCCCCAAACTGGgactgggaacccccaaaatgggactgggaacccccaaaatgggactgggaacccccaaaatgggactgggaacccctaaaatgggactgggaacccccaaattttgctcctccccccccccccaattttttgGGACCTCCCCCCCCCTCCTTAAAATTTGGAACCTCCcaaatttttggaatttctcacctgaaattttgggatttctcctcacaaatttttgggatttcccccttgaatttttgggatttctctcCCAAACTTTTTGAGATTTCCCCCCcacatttttgggatttcctccccgaatttttgggatttctccccaactttttgggatttcccccctAATTTTTGGGTCCATCCCAgttcttccctccccccaccccgaAACTTTTGGGGACCCCCCTCAATTCCCACCcccttttcccttaaaaaatttccccccttccccccaatttttgggattttcccccctAATTTTGGTTCTCtctcccaaatttttgggatttccaaCCCCCCCTCACATTTTTGGggatcccccaaattttggggtcctccccccaaaactcacctgcggggggcagggggggcccctccccccccgcgCTGATCCGGGCCAGGAATTCGTaaatcttcccaaaatccacctcaaaaccccccaagttttggggtgaccccgaattttggggggtccccacctccgggggggtccccgaattttggggtgaccccaaatttgggggtgaccccgaattttggggggttctggagCAGGCGAGGGTCAGGGGCTCGGTGGCCGCCAGTGTCAGcacctgggggggatttttgggtttttttgggggtttttttaaattttggggggtttcaccccaaatttggggttgggggatttgggggatccccccccgaaccccaaaatcccccccgggtCCCTCACCTGGGAGAAGGCGGCTCTGGGGGGTCCCTCCAGGGCTCCTCCCACGAGGGTCTCAGCCAGGTCCTGCCACACCTGGGGAGCAAAAAATCGGggtgggaaccccaaaatcagacaaaaaaccccaaaaatcaggttgggagccccaaaatcatccaaaaaccccaaaaattggggtgggaaccccaaaatcggacaaaaaaaccccaaaatctgggtttggaaccccaaaaatcaggttgggaaccccaaaatcagccaaaaccccccaaaaattggggtgggaaccccaaaatcggacaaaaaaaccccaaaatctgggttttgaaccccaaaaatcatccaaaaatccccaaaaatcggggtgggaaccccaaaatcagccaaaaacccccaaaaattggggtgggaaccccaaaatcggaccaaaaaacctcaaatctGGGTTTGGAACCCAAAAAATCAGGttgggagccccaaaatcagccaaaaacccccaaaaatcggggtgggaaccccaaaattggaccaaaaaaaccccaaaatgaacttgggaaccccaaaaatcaggtTGGGAGCTCCAAAATcatccaaaaaccccaaaaaatcggggtgggaaccccaaaatcagacaaaaaaactcaaaatctGGGtttggaaccccaaaaatcagcttgggagccccaaaatcatccaaaaacccccaaaaatcgggctgggaaccccaaaattggaccaaaaaaaccccaaaatgaacttgggaaccccaaaaatcaggttgggagccccaaaatcatccaaaaaaaccccaaaaatcggggtgggaaccccaaaatcagacaaaaaaaatcccaaaatctggggttggaaccccaaaaatcaggttgggagccccaaaatcatccaaaaccccccaaaaattggggtgggaaccccaaaatcagccaagGAACCCTAAAAATCTGCTTGGGAacccaaaaatcagccaaaaatccccaaaaatcaggttgggagccccaaaatcatccaaaaacctccaaaatctgggtttggaaccccaaaaatcagtttaggagccccaaaatcatccaaacacctccaaaaaTCGGcgtgggaaccccaaaatcagatcaaaaaatcccaaaatctgggtttggaaccccaaaaatcagtttgggagccccaaaatcatccaaaaccccccaaaaatcggggtgggaaccccaaaataatccaaaaacccccaaaaatcggGGTGGGAACCCCACAATCggaccaaaaatccccaaaattaacttgggaaccccaaaaatcagccaaGGAAGCCTAAAAATCTGCttgggagccccaaaatcatccaaaaacccccaaaaattggggtgggaaccccaaaatcggaccaaaaaaacccaaaatctgggtttggaaccccaaaaatcagcactGGAACCCCAGAAACCGGGTTGGGAACCCCAACAccagccaaaaaaccccaaaaatcatccGAGGAACACCAAAATCAGCCAAAGAAGCCCAAAAATCAGgttggggaccccaaaatcagccatggaaccccaaaattcccaactcgggaccccccaaaatccccccaaaacctggATGGGGGCGCGGATCCAGCTCCGgaattccaaaaaattcccaaattcctaactcagaaccccccaaaattccccaaaatccccccaaaattccccaaattccccaaaccTGGATGGGGGCGCGGATTGGCTCCGGAATTccgaaaaattcccaaattcccaactcagaaccccccaaaattcccccaaatccccccaaactcccctcaaatccccccaaaattccccaaatcccccaaacctgGATGGGGGCGCGGATCCAGCGCTGGAATTGCAGAAAATTCCGGAATTTGGAGCTCAGCgcctcccaaaatccccctaaatccccaaaaatccccccaaaattcccccaaatccccccaaaattccccaaaattccccaattccccccaaaattccccaaaatcccccaaacctgGATGGGGGCGCGGATCCAGCGCTGGAATTGCAGAAAATTCCGGAATTTGGAGCTCAggatcccctaaatcccccctaaatccccccaaatcccccaaaatccccccacaattccccaaaattccccctaaatccccccaaaattccccaaatccccccaaacctggATGGGGGCGCGGATCCAGCGCTGGAATTGCAGAAAATTCCGGAATTTGGAGCTCAGCGCCTCCCGggccgcccggccccgcagccgcACCAGCAGCGCCCGGATCTGCCAAAATTTGGGGTCAATTCGGCACTTTTGGGGCTCCCCAAAATCTTGGGGGGTGATGGgaacccctgggaccccaaaattttggggggttttcctTAAAATTCCGCCAGAAATCCAGAAATTGTTTGGGAATTgtttcccatccccatccccgtaAAATTCTTCACATCAGGAACCAAAAATTTTGGGGATTGCCAAAAATTCCACCCCCAAGGAAGCCAAAATTCCCTCCCCAAGAGgccaaaattttggggattcccaaattttttgggaattttggggtctctgggaggaattttggggtccctgaggggaattttggagtccctgaggggatttttgggtcccTGAGGAGAATTTTGGGTCTCTgaggagaattttggggtccctgagggaaattttggggtttctgagaggaatttttgtttctgaggtgaatttggggtctctgaggcgaattttggggtctctgagatgaatttggggtccctgagatgaattttggggtccctgagagAAATTTCGGGGTCTCTGTAATGAATTTGGGGTCTCTGAGAtgaatttggggtccctgaggggaattttggggtccctgaggggaattttggggtctctgtaatgaatttggggtccctgagagaaattttggggtttctgagaGGAATTTTTGGGTCTCtcaggggaattttgggagttttgaggggaatttttgggctctgggaggaattttggggtgtttgagatgaaaatttgggaaatcctgaaggggaaatttgggaatccctgaggggggaattttggggtctttgAGGGGGAAATTTAGGGATCTCTGAGAAGGGAATTTAGAGATTCCTGAGAGTGGAATTTGGGGCTTTCTgagaggaaaatttggggtgtttgagggcggaatttgggggtttctgAGAAAGAATTTTAGGAGTCTTTGacggggaaatttggggtttttgagaaGGAAATTTGGGCATCTctgatgggaattttggggtctttgagggggaaatttgggaatctCTGAGGAGGGAATTTAGAGATTCCTgaggggagaaatttggggtctttgagggggaaatttgggcattcctgaggggaattttggaggcCGCTgagggggaaaatttgggaatccctgaggagggaatttgggaatccctgtggggggaattttggggtttctgaggggaattttggggtcttcGAGGAcggaattttggggtctttgACAGGAAAATTTAGGAAACCCtgtgggggaaatttgggaactTCTGAGGGGGGAATTTTGGTGATCCCTGagggaggaatttgggaatccCTGAGGACAATTTTGGAGATCCCTgagagggaaatttgggggtccctgaggggaatTTTCTGGGGTCCCtgaaggggaaatttgggagtcTCTGAGGGAGGAATtagggggtccctgagggtggAATTCGGGGTTCTATGACgagaattttggggatccctgaggggaatttgggaatccctgtggggggaattttggggtttctgaggggaaatttggggtcttcgaggatggaattttggggtctttgaaaggaaaatttagGAAACACTGAGGGGAAAATTCGGGCATCCCTgaggtgggaatttgggaatccctgtggggggaattttggggtttctgaggggaaatttggg
Coding sequences:
- the SNAPC2 gene encoding snRNA-activating protein complex subunit 2 isoform X3; the protein is MKPPRRLRLIPARFARLSPSPERPQQSPWGLREKRELLKALRDEAFRGLPEQRLPAALRERLPRRSEEEIRALLVRLRGRAAREALSSKFRNFLQFQRWIRAPIQVWQDLAETLVGGALEGPPRAAFSQVLTLAATEPLTLACSRTPQNSGSPPNLGSPQNSGTPPEVGTPQNSGSPQNLGGFEVDFGKIYEFLARISAGGEGPPLPPAEAAVVLALLGALPAELGALGAPGGLRRRLRRLWGSLSAPREPPQSPEPPQCPPLNPLLVPLVLLGRAA
- the SNAPC2 gene encoding snRNA-activating protein complex subunit 2 isoform X1 yields the protein MKPPRRLRLIPARFARLSPSPERPQQSPWGLREKRELLKALRDEAFRGLPEQRLPAALRERLPRRSEEEIRALLVRLRGRAAREALSSKFRNFLQFQRWIRAPIQVWQDLAETLVGGALEGPPRAAFSQVLTLAATEPLTLACSRTPQNSGSPPNLGSPQNSGTPPEVGTPQNSGSPQNLGGFEVDFGKIYEFLARISAGGEGPPLPPAEAAVVLALLGASQFKLGRFHSHFGGSQSHFGGSLSHFGVPNPILGVPIPILGVPSSISGVPSSNWGGSIPILGFPVPFWGSQSHFGVPNPILGVPSPILGVPSPKLGRFHSNFGGSQSHFGVPNPILGVPSPISGVPSSNWGGSIPILGVPNPTLRVPIPILGVPSPILGFPVPFWGVPVQTGEVPFPFWGSQSHFGGSKSHFGGPSPILGFPVQIWGSQFKLGRFHSHFGGSQSHFGGC
- the SNAPC2 gene encoding snRNA-activating protein complex subunit 2 isoform X2 is translated as MKPPRRLRLIPARFARLSPSPERPQQSPWGLREKRELLKALRDEAFRGLPEQRLPAALRERLPRRSEEEIRALLVRLRGRAAREALSSKFRNFLQFQRWIRAPIQVWQDLAETLVGGALEGPPRAAFSQVLTLAATEPLTLACSRTPQNSGSPPNLGSPQNSGTPPEVGTPQNSGSPQNLGGFEVDFGKIYEFLARISAGGEGPPLPPAEAAVVLALLGASQFKLGRFHSHFGGSQSHFGGSLSHFGVPNPILGVPIPILGVPSSISGVPSSNWGGSIPILGFPVPFWGSQSHFGVPNPILGVPSPILGVPSPKLGRFHSHFGGSQFKLGRFHFHFGVPNPILGVPSSNWGGSIPILGVPSPILGFPIPFWGFPVPFRGFPVQTGEVPFPFWGFPIPL
- the SNAPC2 gene encoding snRNA-activating protein complex subunit 2 isoform X4; translation: MKPPRRLRLIPARFARLSPSPERPQQSPWGLREKRELLKALRDEAFRGLPEQRLPAALRERLPRRSEEEIRALLVRLRGRAAREALSSKFRNFLQFQRWIRAPIQVWQDLAETLVGGALEGPPRAAFSQVLTLAATEPLTLACSRTPQNSGSPPNLGSPQNSGTPPEVGTPQNSGSPQNLGGFEVDFGKIYEFLARISAGGEGPPLPPAEAAVVVALLGASQFKLGQSQSQTQGSQFKFGGSQPHLGVPNPILGVPSPKLGRFHSHFGGC